GCACCTGACGCGCGACCTGGAGAAGTACGCCCAGCAGCGCCGCGAGGCCCGCAAGGCCCGCAAGCGCCACGGCCTGCCCGTGATCGGCATCGTGGGGTACACCAACGCGGGGAAGACCACCCTCCTCCAAGCGCTCGCGAAGCGCGGAGAGCCTGGCGAGAACAAGCTTTTCGCAACGCTCAGGCCCCTCACGCGCAAGGGGTTCCTGCCCGGGCTGGGGGAGGTGCTGTACACGGACACGGTCGGCTTCATCCGGCATATGCCGGCAGACCTCATGGCCGCGTTTCGGGCGACGCTCGAGGAACTCTTGGACGCGGACGTGCTGGTGCATGTGCTGGACGTTTCGCAGGAGGGGGCCCTCGAACGCCACGCGACGGTGGAGGATGTGCTGCGCGAGCTGGGAGTGGAGCAGCCCCGGGTGCTCGCGCTCAATAAGGCCGATCGGGCCGACCCCTACGATGTGGATTTCGTTCAGGAGCGCTTGGGCGGCTTGGTGATCTCCGCGACGAAGCGAGAGGGGCTGGAGGCTTTGAAGCAAGCGTTGGTTCAGGCGCTGGTGGCGCGAGGGGTGCGGCCGCAAGCCTGGGCACAGTACGGTTAGGTAAGGAGACGGGATGAAACGATTCCTCATGGTAGGGTTATTGATTCTTTTGCCGTTCGCGGCCGCACAACAGGACGTGGTGGTCGCCGAGGTGGACGGGGAACCGATCCTGTTGAGCGAGCTGGACCTCCAGTTCGAGCTGTTCCTGCGCGGCGTGTTCGGGCAGCAGGGCGTACCCATCACCGATGAGCTGCGCGCGCGGTTCGCGCCCCTCAAGGCGCAGATCCTGGAGCGGCTGGTGCGGGACCGGGTGGTCCTCCAAGCGGCCCGCAAGGCCGGGCTGGCCGCCTCGGAAGAAGCTGTTCGGGAGCGCCTTATGGGCATCAAGGAGCAGTTCCCCGACTCGGCTGCCTTCGAGTCCGCCCTCGAGGCTTCCGGCATCCCCAGCGAGGACGTGCTCCTCCAGTTGATGCGGGAGGCCCAGACATACAACAACTACCTGGACTGGTTACGGCCCCAGCTCCGCATCTCCGAGCCCGCCATGCGGCTGTACTACTACCTGGATCGGGCGAGCTTCGCGGAGCCGGAGGAGCTTTGCGTGAGCCACATCCTGGTGCGTACGCGGGAGGAGGCCGAGGCGGTCCTGGAGCGCCTAAACGCGGGAGAGGCGTTTGAGGACCTCGCGAACCAGCTCTCGATCGACCCCGGCTCCAACACCACGGGCGGCGCGTTGGGGTGTCACCCGGCCGGTACCTTCATCGAGCCTTTCGAACGGGCCGCGCGGCGCCTCGAGGTCGGCGAACTCACGCGCACCCCGGTCGAGAGCGAGTTCGGGTTCCACGTGATTCGCCTGGATGGGTTCCGGCCCGCGCGCGTCCCGCCGTTTGAGGCCGTTCGGGGCGAGATCGAAGCGCGCTTTCTGGACCGCGCGGTACGGCAGCACCTGGACTACCTCTTCGAGCGGGCCGAGGTGCGCACCTTCCCGGACCGCATCCCCTAGCGCAAAGCCGACTGGGGTGTAGGGGCGGAAGGCCCGCCCCTTGCTTTTGAAGGCATGGACCCAAGGGCTGTACTGACTGCTGAGGCCGAGGCGCGGGGGTTCCTCACCGCCTGGGCCCCCGCCCGCTTACCGGAACCCCCACGTGCCCGGTACCGCGCCTGGATCGCCGGGGGGAAGCACGCGGGCATGGCCTACCTCGAGCGCAACCTCGAGACGCGCCTCGATCCCACGCGCCGCTTCCCCTGGGTGAAGAGCGTGTTGGTGCTGGGCGCGCTGCACGCCTACCCCGACCCCGGCGTGCCCCGGGGCGGGGTGCGGGTGGGGCGGGTCGCGCGGTACGCCTGGGTGCGGGATTATCACGCGTGGTTCGCGCCACACCTCGAGGCGCTCGAGGCCTTGTGCGTGAAGCTCGGGGGGCGGGGGAAGGGGTACGTGGATCATGGCCCGATCCCGGAGCGGAGTTATGCAGCCCTCGGCGGGATGGGGTGGGTGGGGCGCAACGCGATGCTGATCCACCAGGGGTGCGGGAGTTACTTTACCCTCGCGGTGCTCCTCACGAGTTTTGAGGTGGAGCCCGTCCCGGCGCACCCGAACCGGTGTGGGCGGTGCGTGCGCTGTGTAGGGGCGTGCCCGACCGGGGCGTTGCCGGGGGACGGCACGCTGGACGCGAACCGGTGCGTGAGCTACTGGACGATCGAGCACCGCGGCTTGATCCCGCCCGAGCTGTGGGACGGGGTAGGGGACTGGTTGTTCGGGTGCGACGCTTGCCAGGAGGCGTGCCCTTGGAACCGAAAAGCCCATCATTTCTGGGAGGGCGTGCGGCCGGATCCGGAGCTGGCGCACCCGGACCTGAGCGCGTTCTTCACGCTTTCCAGCCGGGCGTTCCAGCGGCGCTACGCGGGAAGCGCGTTCCTGCGCCCGGGGCGTGTGCGCATGGCGCGGAACGCCCTGGTTGTGCTGGCCAACACTCGCGACCCGGCGTACCTGTCCCTCGTGCGCCTGGGCGCGGAGGACGTGAACCCCCTGGTGCGCGCCACCGCGGCTCGAGCCCTCGCCCTGCTGGGGGACGCGCGGCGCGCGGAGCGCTTGCGCAAGGACCCCGACCCTCGAGTGGCCGCGGAGGCCACGCGGGCCCTAGAGGCGCTGGGGTGAACGCCCGGTGCGCACGACCTCGGCCACGACCTCGGGCAGGTCCCACGCCTGGATGTCGAACAGGGTTTGCCCGAGGTCGTAATCGACCTTTTGAGAGGAAACGGTAACGCCGTCCGCTCGGGTTTCGAGAACGACCACGTCCGCGCCCGGCTCGCCCCCCAGCGTCATCCCCACCGAACCCGGGTCGATCACGTGTAGCCCGTGCACCTCCCGGTAGAACGGCACGTGGCTGCCTCCCACGAGCACAACCTGCGCGCGGAGCTCCTCGAGGAGGGGCAGGAGCTCGCGGGTTGGAGCGGAGAGGTCCAGCCTTCCGTCCGGGTCGCCGGGCGCACCGTGGAACGCCCGCGCCCGGCCGTACGCCGTGAGGAACTTCCGCATGGGCGGCAAGCTCCGAAGGAACTCGATCTCCTTAGGGGTGAGTTGCGTCAGCGTCCACGCCAGCGTCTGGTCCGCCACCCCGCCCCGCGAGGGCAACGGAAGCCGGTACGCGACGCGAGCGTCCGCACCCCCCAGGACCGCGAGCACCCCCTCCTGCATAACCCGGCGCACCACCTGCCGCGGATGCGGGCCGTACCCCACGAGGTCCCCCAGGCACAGGACCTGGTCCACGCCAGCCGCGCGGAGCGCTTCGAGCGCGCTTTCCAACGCGGGTAGGTTCGCGTGCACGTCCGAGATAACGCCAAGGCGCATATGCTTCCCTCATTATGCCCCCACCAGGGGCGGACCCGTGGGTTATGCGAAGGCTCGGGCCGGGACGGGTAATCTAGAGCGTAAGGAGGCGGCGGTGTACCTGCCTAAAGACCACCTACTCTGGGACTTTTGGTTGCTCGAGGAGGACGGAACGTACCACCTCTTCTACCTGCGGGCGCCGCGAGCCCTGCCCGACCCCGAGTTGCGCCACGATCGGGCGCGGGTAGGGTACGCGACCTCCCGCGACCTCAAGCGCTGGACGCCGGGGGGCGTGGTGCTCGAACCGGGCGTGCCGGGCAGCTGGGATGACCTCTCGATCTGGACCGGCAGCGTGATCGCGCACGAGGGACGGTACTACATGCTCTACACCGGGCGGAGCCGCGAGGAGGCCGGCCGGATGCAGCGGATCGGGCTTGCGGTCTCGGAGGACCTCGTACACTGGGAGCGGCACCCCGAGAACCCGGTGCTCGAGGCCGACCTCCGGTGGTACGAGGCCGCGGAGGACTCGATCCTAGGCTTCCTCTCCTGGCGCGACCCGTACGTGGTGCGTCACGAGGGGGTCTTCTATGCCTTGATTGCCGCACGAACGCGCGCGGGCGACCCCATGGGCCGCGGGTGCATCGCCCTGGCCTGCTCGCGGGACCTCGTGCGCTGGGAGGTGCGCCCCCCGGTGCTGGCTCCGGGCTACTTCGCCGAGATGGAGGTGCCCCAGCTCGTCACGCACGCGTCGCGGCATTACCTGTGCTTCAGCGTGCCCCGCCACCGGTACGCGGCCTCGGCCCCCTACCCGCGGGTGACGGGCACGTACTACGCGGTCGCCGATCACCCCGCCGGGAGGTATGGGCCGTCCAGGCTCCTCGTGGGGGACGCGCGGGACGCTGCTTACGGGGGGAAGCTCGTGCGGGACCCCAGGGGGCGGTGGGTGCTTTTGCAGTGGCTGGGACGCGGCGCGAACGGGGCGTTCGTCGGGGGGCTTGCAGACCCCCTCCCCGTGCGCGTAGAAGGGGATCGGATGGAGGTGGAGGCGTGATCCTCGCGGCAGGCGAAGCCCTGATGGACCTGGTGCCCCAAGGGGCGGCTTACCTGCCCCGCCCTGGCGGCGCGCCCTTAAACGTCGCGGTGACGCTGGGGCGGCTCGGGGTGCGGGCGGGGTTTTTAGGCGGGCTGGCGCGGGACGCCTTCGGGCGGCGGATCCAGCAGCACCTCGAGGCGAGCCGTGTGGACCTGGGGTACGCGGTGAAGACGGACCAGCCCACGCCGCTCGCGTTCGTGACGCTGGAGGATGGGGAGCCCCGGTACGCCTTCTACCTGGAGGGAACGGCCTTGATGCTGGAGCGCCTGCCCCGCCTGGGACCCGAAGTGCACGCCGTGGTCCTGGGGGGGCTGGCCTTAGCCTGGGAGCCGGTGCAGGCGGTGTTTGCCGGGCTGCTCGAGGCCGGCCGGTTTGTCGCCCTGGACCCGAACGTGCGGCCCGCGGCGATCCGGGACCCGGCGCGTTACCGTGAGCGCTTCGCCGCTTGGGTGCCGCGGGTGGACCTCCTCAAGGTAAGCGCGGCGGACCTGGCCTGGTTCTTTCCGAACACCCCTCCCCAGGCCGCGGCGCGGCGGCTTCAGGAGGCAGGGGCGCGCGTGGTGGTGCTGACCCTGGGGGCACGGGGGGCGGTGGCCTTCCTTCCGGAGGGGGAGGTGCGGGTCGCGGCTCCCAGGGTCAAGGTGGTGGACCCCGTGGGGGCGGGGGACGCCTTCCTCGGTGGGCTGCTCGCCTTTTGGGACCAGGCGGGCCTCCTGGACCGCCCCTTCGCGCCGGGGGTGGAGGCCACGCGCGAGGCGCTGGCCTTCGCGGCGCGCGTAGCGGCCCTGACCTGCACGCGCCCGGGGGCCGACCCCCCCTGGGGGAGCGCTTTAGAACACTTCTCACCGTAAGGGTGCTAAGGTGAAGGGCATGCGCGCGATGCTCTGGGGGATCCTGCTGGCCCTAACCCTCCCTCCCTTTCCCCTGGGGTGGCTCGCTCCCCTGCCCCTCGCCCTCATCCTGCGCGCGTGGCAGGGGCCCCGCCCGGGTTGGGCGGGGTTCTGGAGCGGGCTGGGGTTTTGGGGCGTGCACCTTATTTGGCTTCCGCAGAGCTTCACCGCGCTCTTTGGGGCGTGGGGGTGGGTGCCGTTCGTGCCCCTGGTGCTCCTCGAGGCCCTCCTGTGGGCGGGGCTCGCGCGCCTTTTAGGGCCGCGCTCCGCCCCTGCTTTGGTCGGGGGGTGGGTGCTGCTCGAGGCCGCGCGCGGCTGGGGAACCTTCGCTTTCCCCTGGGGGTACGTGGGGTACGCCCTGACCGAGGCGCCCGGGCGCGTGCTGGCCGCGCTGGGCGGCGTGTGGCTCCTCTCCCTCGTGGTGCTCCTCACTGCCTGGGGCCTCGAGCGCCGCCGCTGGTGGGTGCTCGTGCCCTGGGCCCTGCTTTGGGTCCTCCCCCTGCCCGAGTCCCTCCCCGAGCCCGGCCGGACGGCCCTGCTGGTGCAGGGGGCGCTGAACCCTCTCGATAAGGCCCTGGGGCGCGTGGACGCGGCGCGGTACCGGGCGCTCACCCTGCAAGGACTGGCCGCGCACCCCGGAGCGGACCTCGTGGTCTGGCCGGAGACCGCGGTGCGCGGGGTGCCGCCGGATGCGGAGCGCCTGGTGGGGGGGCGCGCCTTGGTCGCGGGGGTGGCCGTTTACGAGGGCGGGTACCGGAACCGCGTGGTATGGCTTGAAGAGGGCCGGGTCCGGGCCCACTACGACAAGACCCGGCTCGTGCCCTTCGGGGAGTTCTTCCCCTGGCGGGGAGTGCTCGGCCCGGTGTACGCCTTCTTCTTCCAGCGCTTCGGCCTAGGGGACCTTGCGGACACCGTGCCGGGCCGCACGCTGGAGCCCTTGGGGCCCTACGGGGCGTACATCTGCTACGAGTCCACCTTCCCCGGGGTGGCGCGAGCCCTGGTGCGCGGCGGCGCCCAGGTCCTGGTGAACGTCTCGAACGACGCCTGGTTCGGACCGAGCTTCGGTGGCGCGCAGCACTTCGCCATGGGCCGCATCCGCGCGGTCGAGACCGGCCGCTGGCTCCTCAGGGCCGGCAACGACGGGATCACCGCCGCGATCGACCCTTATGGCCGCGTGGTGGCGCAGCTCGAGCCGGGCGCAGCCGGGTACCTGGCGGCCCCTTACGCCCTCACGAGCGGCACCACCCCGTACGTGCGTTTCGGGGACTGGGCGCTGGGGGTGGCCGGGGTCCTGCTCGTGTGGGGCTGGGTTAGAGGGCCCGCGCGGCGGCGGGAGGCCCTGACCCGGTAAAATGCCTCCATGCGGGCTTTGCTTTCGGTTTCGGACAAGCGGGGGCTGGTCGAGTTCGCCCAGGGACTCAAGGCGCTCGGGTTCGAGCTGGTCTCCACCGGCGGGACGTACCGCGCGCTAGAGGACGCCGGTCTCGAGGTCACCTACGTCTCCGACGTGACGGGCTTCCCGGAGATCCTAGAGGGGCGCGTGAAGACCCTGCACCCGCGCATCCACGCGGGACTCCTCGCCAAACCCACGCCGGAGCACGAAGCGGAGCTTCAAGCGCAGGGCATCCCGCGCATCGAGGTGCTCGCGGTGAACCTCTATCCCTTCCGCGAGACGGTCGCGCGCGGGGCGGGGTTCGAGGAGTGCATCGAGAACATCGACATCGGCGGGCCAGCGATGCTGCGGGCCGCGGCGAAAAACTTCGCCGCGGTGCTCCCGGTCTGCGACCCGGACGACTACCCGGCGGTGCTCGCGGCCTTGCGGGAAGGGGTTTCCCCGGAGTTCAGGCGGCGGCTGGCTTGGAAGGCGTTCGCGCACACCGCGGCGTACGACGCGGCCATCGCGAACTGGCTCGCGGACAAACCCTTCCCGAAGCAGCGCTTTTTGGCTTTGGAGAAGGTCTCGGACCTGCGCTATGGGGAGAACCCGCACCAGGCCGCGGCCCTCTACCGCGTGGAGGGGGAGGTCGGGCCGCTCCTTGAGGCGGAGGTCCTCCAGGGCAAGGCCATGAGCTACAACAACTACGGGGACGCCGAGGCCGCGTGGAACCTGGTGAGTGAGTTCGACGCGCCCGCGTGCGTCGCGATCAAGCACCAGAACCCCTGCGGCGTGGGGGTGGGGGCGGGGCCGCTCGAGGCTTACCGGAAGGCGTACGCGGCCGACCCGATCTCGATCTTCGGGGGGATCGTGGCCTTCAACCGGCCGGTGGACGAGGCCACGGCCCTCGAACTGAAGCCGGTCTTCCTTGAGGTACTCCTCGCGCCGGAGTTTACGGAGGGCGCGCTGCGGGTCTTGGCGGCGAAGAAGAACCTGCGCGTTTTGCGGGTGCCCGCACCGGCGCGGGGGGCGTACCTGGACATGAAGCGCTTGCGGGGCGGGGTGCTGCTGCAGGAAGGCGACGCCTTGAACCTCGTGGAGGACGCCCTTCGGGTCGTGACGCCCGAGGCGCCTGATGAGGCCGCGTGGGCGGACCTGCGCTTTGCGTGGACGGTGGTGAAGCACGTGCGTTCGAACGCGATCGTGGTGGCGAAGGACGGGCAGACCCTGGGGATCGGGGTGGGGCAGACCAGCCGCGTCGAGGCGGCCCGGCACGCCCTAGAGCAGGCGGGAGCGGAGGCCCAGGGCGCGGTATTGGCCTCGGACGCGTTCTTCCCGTTTGACGACGTGGTGAAGCTCGCGGCCCAGCACGGCGTGCGGGCGATCATCCAGCCCGGCGGCTCCAAGCGGGACGAGGACTCGATCCGAGCGGCCGCGGAGGCGGGGATTGCCATGGTGTTCACCGGGGTGCGGCACTTTAAACACTGACCGCAGGCTCGAGCAGCCAGACCCGGGCCTCCGTACCGAAGGCCACGCGGGCCTGAGTCCCGATGGGCAGGGTGAACATGGGGTCGGTGTGCCCGAAGTCGAACCCGTAGGCGACGGGGAGGTCGTACCCCGCGGTGGCCCGGAGTAGAACCGCCTCGAGCGGGTCCTCCGGGCCGAACCCCACCTTGGGGTGGAACCGGCCGACGAGGAGCGCGCGGATTTTAGCGAAGGCCCCCATGAGGCGGAGCTGGGTCAGGAACCGGTCCACGGAGGCCGGGCTTTCCGTTTCATCCTCCTCCACACACAGGATCGCGCCCTCGAGGTTCGGGAAGAAGGGGGTGCCGCACAGGGCGAGCATCGTGCCGAGGTTCCCGGCGATCACGGGGCCTTGTGCCGTTCCCGGACGCAAGACCTTGGGTCCGGGGTGCGGCTCGGCCCGCCGAGGGCGGTTGTCCTCTTCGTCCCAGAGAAGGTGTTCGTGGATGAGGATCTCCGAGGGCTCGAGCTCGAGCGGGGCTCGGCCCTCGATGAGGACGGCCTCGAGGTAGCGCCGGGTGTAAGGGTGGAGGCCGTCGGCCTCCCCGAACTGGGGCAGCAGGGCCGGCCCGAGGAAGGTGACGAGGCCAGTCTGGGTGTGCATCCCTAGGTGCAGGGCGGTGATGTCGCTGTAGCCAAGGAACACCTTGGGGTTGTTTTGGATGAGCGCGTAGTCCAGGCCTTCGAGCAGCGCGTTGGCGTTGTGTCCACCAATCGTGCAGAGGATCCCCTTGACCTCGGGGTCCGCGAACATCGCGTGCAGGTCCTCGAGGCGTTCCTCTACGGTGCCTGCGGTGTGGTGATGGTGGTTGAGCGTATGGGGCCCTACCTTCACGCGAAACCCGAGCCGCTGGAGGTGGGCGACGCTGCGCTTAAAGCGCCGGGGGGTGTGGTGGGCCGTGGGTGCGGAGGGGGAGACGACGCCCACCAGGTCTCCGGGATGTAGCGCGGGGGGGCGTATAGGGGGCCGGTCCATTTCATTTAGGGCTTGGGCTTCTTGAGGTACGCCCAGACGACCGCGAGGAGGGCGAGGGCGGCGAGGAGGTTGGGGCCGAGCGGGTACGCGCCCGCCACCGTGTTGAGGTAGAGCGCCCAGCCTATGGCTAGGTTGGCTCCGAGGAGCAGGAGGAGGCGCCAGGGCATTAAAAGAGCGGTTCTTGCGTGACGGTGCGGATCCGCCGCTCGGGCTTGGGTCCAAGCGCATCCAGGGTCTTTTTGAGTTCCTGGATGTCCCGCCACGTGAGGGCTTTGGGGCTTCCGGGGGCGCGTGAGGGGTTACGGAGCAGGTAGGCGGGGTGGAACATGGGGAAGATCTTGATCCCGTGCCACTCGTACCAGTTGCCCCGCACCTTGGTGATTGAGATCTTTTCCCCGAGGAAGTACTGCGCGGCTACGGAACCCAGGGGCGCGATGATCTGGGGGCGAATCAGCTCGATTTGTTTGCTGAGCCACAGGCCCGTGCAGATCTTCGCTTCGTCGGGCAAGGGGTTGCGGTTCCCGGGGGGGCGGCACTTCACGATGTTCGCGATGTACACGGACTCGCGGGGGATGCCGGCCGCTTCCAGGATGCGGTTGAGAAGCTGCCCGGCCTTGCCCACAAAAGGACGGCCTTGGGCGTCCTCATCCGCGCCGGGCCCCTCACCTACGATCATGAGTTGTGCGTCCGGGTCGCCTTCCCCGAAGACCACGGTGTGCCGCCCTTCGGCGAGGCGACACGCGGTACACGCCTGGGCTTTGGCCGCGAGTTCCTCTAGGGTCATGCCTCCTCCCAAAACAAGGCGGGGGGAGGGGCCTCCCCTCCCCCCGGAGCGGGGGTTACTCCACGGGTTTCCGCTGTTTCCGCGCTTCCCGGCGGACCTTAGGGTCCAGCCCGATCATGAGGAAGAAGTTCTCCAACGCGTTCTCCTTCCCCTTGATCTCCGGGTAGGCATCCTCCGCCGTGCCGGTCACGAAAGGCAGGGACTTGTACAAGTCGAGGGCGTATGCAACCACCTCGTCGGGCCCTTTAGTTTCCGCGATCTCCGCCAGCTGCGCGTACACCTCCCGCCGCGCCTCGGCGTGCATCTTGAACACCTCGGGGTTCGGCGTTTCCGGCGAGCGGAGGACGTCTTGCTTGGCAATGCGGCGGTAATGTTTAAGGCCCCGAATGATTTCCTCGGTGGAGAGCGTTACCTTGTACTGCATCCCTGCTCCTTTCCCCCCTGCCCGCAAAAAACCGCCCGGGGTGGTGGGGCGGTGCATCGGGGCGGGAGCGCGCGACTTCATCCTCAACCAATTATAGGGGCTGAGGAAAAGAGGTGTCAATGAAAGAATGAGACGCATTAGACCCGATCCGATCGAGAAAAGTGCGTATAATCAGGAATGTGGAAAGCCTCGGCCCGTACCTCTTGAAACGGGTCCGGTTCCAAGAAGGAACCATCACCGTCCACGAAGGGCAGGACGTATTGACCGGCGCGCCTGTCCTGGTGTACCGCCCCGTTGAGGGGCCGCTGCCGAAAATCCAGTTAGACGGCATCCTTCCCTGGAAGGAAGCAATGGATCACGCGTGGGTGGCCGAGCTGCCTTTTGGAGCGGTGCCTGCCGAACGCTACCGGAACGAGGCGGACCTGGAGCGCCTCCTCGGCTGGGCCCGACGCCTCCTGGCCACCCTTCTCGAGGCTCACACCCTGGGCCTCACCCACGGACGGCTGGGCGTTGAACGGCTATGGGTTAAAGGCCCCAACATCTGGATTGAGGGGCTGGGGGTGCCCGCGGCTCACCAAACCCCGGACGAGGTTGGCGTGGTGGAGGCGCTGAAGGCGCTCGCTGGGGAGTCCTGGATGGCCTGGGCTTACGCGCCGGTGCTGGAAGCCTTTGCCGCGGGGAACCTCTCGCTGCGTGAGGTCGCCGAGGCGTTTGCGGAACCCAAGGCGCTCGAGGAGATCACCGCGCTCGTGGGAGGGCCGAACGTCCAACCCAAGCACGAGGAAGCGCCTGTTTCCCAGTCCGACCGCAACCCGCCCATGGAGACGCCTAAGGAGGAAACCGCGCCTCCCGAGCCTTCCCCCACCCCACCGCCCGCTGCTGAGCCCGAGGCGGCCGGGGCGCCCCCACCCACCGAGGAAACACCTAAGCCTTCCGAAGCGGAGGCGCGTTCCGCGGTCCGGGTGGAGGACGGGGAGGTGTACCGTGAGGCGCCGGTAGAGCGCCCCACCCCCCCGGCCGGACGGGTGATCCGCATCGAGGAAAGCGCAGAACCCGCCTTCGACGTGCTCGAGCCGCCCAAACCCACCCTTGGCAGGTGGGTGCGGGGGGTGGTGTGGGCCCTCGCGCTTTTGGGCATCGTTGCGGCATGGTGGTTCTGGAGCCGTCCGGCGCAACCCCCGGAGGCGGAGGGGTACGTGGTCTGGTTCAACCTCGAACCCCAGGGCCACGAGGCTACCCTCGAGCTGGTCGAGCCGCCGCCTGGCTCGAGCCTGGCGCCGGGCGGGGTCATCGCGCAGATTCCCGGGCCGGTCTCGTTTGACGTGCCGGGTGCGTACCGGTTGCGCATCCAAGCGGCGGGGTACCGCCCGAAGGAGATTCTGCTTAGCGTGCCGCCGGAGGGGCGGGGCGTGACGGTGCGGTTGGAGTCCCGGTAGACTGGGGGCCATGAGCGTAGTCATCCTCGACTTCGGCTCGCAGTACACCCGTTTGATCGCTCGCCGCGTGCGGGAGCTGCGGGCGTACTCGGTGATCCTGCCCGGCACCGCTTCCCTTGAGGAAATCCAAGCGCAAAACCCCCAGGCGATCATCCTTTCCGGTGGGCCGAGCTCGGTCTTCGATCCGGGGGCGCCGAGACCGCACTCGGGTGTGCTCGAGATGGGCCTGTCCATCCTCGGCATCTGTTACGGGATGCAGTACCTGGCCCAGCATTACGGGGGGCGGGTGGAGCGCGCCGGCCGCCGCGAGTACGGCAAGGCCGTCCTCACGCGCTACGAGGGGCCGTTGTTTGACGGGCTGGCCGGGGAGGTGCAGGTCTGGATGAGCCACTCGGACGCGGTCACCGAGCTGCCCCGGGGCTGGCGGGTAGTGGCCGAGACCGAGGAGAACCCGGTCGCGGCGATCCAGTCCCCGGACGGCCGCGTCTTTGGGGTGCAGTTCCACCCCGAGGTGGTGCACACTCCTAAGGGCGCGGAGATCCTGGAGAACTTCCTCGAGGCAGCCGGCGTGGCGCGGGACTGGACGCCGGAGCACACCTTAGAGAGCCTCGTCCGGGAGGTGCGGGAGCGCGTGGGGGAGGAGCGCGTGTTGCTCGCGGTTTCGGGCGGGGTGGATTCCAGCACCCTCGCGCTGCTGTTGGCCCGCGCGGGCGTGGATCACGTCGCGGTCTTCGTGGATCACGGGTTGTTGCGCCTGGGGGAGCGGGCCGAGGTCGAGCATGCCCTGAAACCCCTTGGGGTGAACCTCGTTACGGTGGACGCCTCCGAGCGTTTCTTGGCGGCGCTGGAGGGGGTGACCGACCCCGAGGCCAAGCGCAAGATCATCGGGCGGGAGTTCGTTGAGGTCTTCAAAGAGAAGGCGCGGGAGCTAGGGCCCTTTACCTTCCTCGCCCAGGGCACGCTCTACCCGGACGTGATCGAGTCCGCCGGAGGCGCGGGCGCGGCGAACATCAAAAGCCACCATAACGTGGGCGGCCTCCCGAAGGACCTGGGGTTTGAGCTGCTGGAGCCCTTCCGCTACCTCTTCAAGGACGAGGTGCGGGAGCTGGCCCTTCTCCTGGGGCTTCCGGACACGATCCGCTTACGCCACCCCTTCCCGGGACCGGGCCTGGCGATCCGCATCCTGGGCGAGGTCACCCGGGAGAAGCTCGAGATCCTACGCCGCGCGGACGACCTCTTCATCAGCACCCTCAAGGCCTGGGGCCTCTACCACGAGACCTGGCAGGCCCTGGCGGTCCTGACCCCCGTGCGTTCGGTGGGGGTGGTGGGGGACGAACGGCACTACGGGTACGTCCTCGCCCTGCGCGCGATCACCAGCGTGGACGGCATGACCGCGGACTGGGCCCGGCTGCCCCTCGAGTTCCTCGACGAGGTGGCCCGCAAGATCACCCGCC
This region of Marinithermus hydrothermalis DSM 14884 genomic DNA includes:
- a CDS encoding peptidylprolyl isomerase, which translates into the protein MKRFLMVGLLILLPFAAAQQDVVVAEVDGEPILLSELDLQFELFLRGVFGQQGVPITDELRARFAPLKAQILERLVRDRVVLQAARKAGLAASEEAVRERLMGIKEQFPDSAAFESALEASGIPSEDVLLQLMREAQTYNNYLDWLRPQLRISEPAMRLYYYLDRASFAEPEELCVSHILVRTREEAEAVLERLNAGEAFEDLANQLSIDPGSNTTGGALGCHPAGTFIEPFERAARRLEVGELTRTPVESEFGFHVIRLDGFRPARVPPFEAVRGEIEARFLDRAVRQHLDYLFERAEVRTFPDRIP
- the queG gene encoding tRNA epoxyqueuosine(34) reductase QueG, producing the protein MDPRAVLTAEAEARGFLTAWAPARLPEPPRARYRAWIAGGKHAGMAYLERNLETRLDPTRRFPWVKSVLVLGALHAYPDPGVPRGGVRVGRVARYAWVRDYHAWFAPHLEALEALCVKLGGRGKGYVDHGPIPERSYAALGGMGWVGRNAMLIHQGCGSYFTLAVLLTSFEVEPVPAHPNRCGRCVRCVGACPTGALPGDGTLDANRCVSYWTIEHRGLIPPELWDGVGDWLFGCDACQEACPWNRKAHHFWEGVRPDPELAHPDLSAFFTLSSRAFQRRYAGSAFLRPGRVRMARNALVVLANTRDPAYLSLVRLGAEDVNPLVRATAARALALLGDARRAERLRKDPDPRVAAEATRALEALG
- a CDS encoding metallophosphoesterase family protein gives rise to the protein MRLGVISDVHANLPALESALEALRAAGVDQVLCLGDLVGYGPHPRQVVRRVMQEGVLAVLGGADARVAYRLPLPSRGGVADQTLAWTLTQLTPKEIEFLRSLPPMRKFLTAYGRARAFHGAPGDPDGRLDLSAPTRELLPLLEELRAQVVLVGGSHVPFYREVHGLHVIDPGSVGMTLGGEPGADVVVLETRADGVTVSSQKVDYDLGQTLFDIQAWDLPEVVAEVVRTGRSPQRL
- a CDS encoding family 43 glycosylhydrolase, with protein sequence MYLPKDHLLWDFWLLEEDGTYHLFYLRAPRALPDPELRHDRARVGYATSRDLKRWTPGGVVLEPGVPGSWDDLSIWTGSVIAHEGRYYMLYTGRSREEAGRMQRIGLAVSEDLVHWERHPENPVLEADLRWYEAAEDSILGFLSWRDPYVVRHEGVFYALIAARTRAGDPMGRGCIALACSRDLVRWEVRPPVLAPGYFAEMEVPQLVTHASRHYLCFSVPRHRYAASAPYPRVTGTYYAVADHPAGRYGPSRLLVGDARDAAYGGKLVRDPRGRWVLLQWLGRGANGAFVGGLADPLPVRVEGDRMEVEA
- a CDS encoding carbohydrate kinase family protein, with the protein product MILAAGEALMDLVPQGAAYLPRPGGAPLNVAVTLGRLGVRAGFLGGLARDAFGRRIQQHLEASRVDLGYAVKTDQPTPLAFVTLEDGEPRYAFYLEGTALMLERLPRLGPEVHAVVLGGLALAWEPVQAVFAGLLEAGRFVALDPNVRPAAIRDPARYRERFAAWVPRVDLLKVSAADLAWFFPNTPPQAAARRLQEAGARVVVLTLGARGAVAFLPEGEVRVAAPRVKVVDPVGAGDAFLGGLLAFWDQAGLLDRPFAPGVEATREALAFAARVAALTCTRPGADPPWGSALEHFSP
- the lnt gene encoding apolipoprotein N-acyltransferase, with the protein product MRAMLWGILLALTLPPFPLGWLAPLPLALILRAWQGPRPGWAGFWSGLGFWGVHLIWLPQSFTALFGAWGWVPFVPLVLLEALLWAGLARLLGPRSAPALVGGWVLLEAARGWGTFAFPWGYVGYALTEAPGRVLAALGGVWLLSLVVLLTAWGLERRRWWVLVPWALLWVLPLPESLPEPGRTALLVQGALNPLDKALGRVDAARYRALTLQGLAAHPGADLVVWPETAVRGVPPDAERLVGGRALVAGVAVYEGGYRNRVVWLEEGRVRAHYDKTRLVPFGEFFPWRGVLGPVYAFFFQRFGLGDLADTVPGRTLEPLGPYGAYICYESTFPGVARALVRGGAQVLVNVSNDAWFGPSFGGAQHFAMGRIRAVETGRWLLRAGNDGITAAIDPYGRVVAQLEPGAAGYLAAPYALTSGTTPYVRFGDWALGVAGVLLVWGWVRGPARRREALTR